In Roseivirga misakiensis, a single genomic region encodes these proteins:
- a CDS encoding HTTM domain-containing protein produces MIWLKKQFQPVDNAPLILFRIVFGFLLFAETFGAILTGWVRRVLIEPEFTFTLIGFNWLQPPDDNYSMYIYFGVMALCGIGVMLGFYYRASLAMFTILWTCVYWMQKTSYNNHYYFLILLCVFMLIVPAHAYASLDARRKNSVVSTTCPRWCINIFILQMWIVYTFAAMHKFYPGWVSGEFIAMNFAGKSNYWLIGSALTQEWLQKMVVYGGIAFDGLIIYFLLFKKTRMPAFIISLIFHLFNSVVFQIGIFPYLMIGLSVFFFEQETIRRIFFKNKPVVNYDALPLPNLGARSLATCLLMLAYFSFQIYLPLRHHLYKGDVFYTEEGHRLAWRMMLRYKSGRLNYNITSQDSTWVVKPRDFLTRKQAAALPGKPDLVWQFAQYLDKKYKKEGFGDVEVRAEGYAKLNNQPKFQLVDSSVDLSKVKWQSLKHADWILEPDK; encoded by the coding sequence GTGATCTGGCTAAAAAAGCAGTTTCAACCAGTAGATAATGCCCCCTTAATTCTATTTAGGATTGTTTTTGGGTTTTTATTATTCGCCGAAACTTTCGGTGCTATCCTCACGGGTTGGGTACGCCGCGTTTTAATAGAGCCTGAATTTACATTTACACTTATTGGCTTCAACTGGCTTCAACCTCCAGACGATAACTACAGCATGTACATCTATTTCGGTGTAATGGCTCTATGTGGTATTGGTGTAATGTTGGGCTTTTACTATCGTGCCTCACTGGCTATGTTCACTATACTATGGACCTGTGTGTATTGGATGCAAAAAACATCTTACAACAATCATTACTACTTCCTGATCTTACTGTGCGTATTCATGCTGATAGTTCCTGCGCATGCTTATGCCTCATTAGATGCCAGGCGAAAGAATTCGGTAGTTTCTACTACCTGCCCCAGGTGGTGTATCAATATTTTCATTTTGCAAATGTGGATTGTCTACACATTTGCGGCCATGCACAAGTTCTATCCGGGCTGGGTTTCAGGTGAGTTTATAGCGATGAACTTCGCGGGAAAATCCAACTACTGGCTCATTGGCAGCGCGCTCACTCAAGAGTGGCTTCAAAAAATGGTCGTCTATGGGGGCATCGCTTTCGACGGGCTGATAATCTATTTTCTACTTTTTAAGAAAACTAGAATGCCGGCCTTTATCATTTCACTGATTTTCCATCTTTTTAACTCAGTAGTATTCCAAATAGGCATTTTCCCCTATTTAATGATCGGATTGAGTGTATTCTTCTTTGAACAAGAAACCATTAGGCGGATATTCTTCAAAAATAAACCTGTCGTAAACTACGATGCCCTTCCCCTACCGAACCTTGGGGCAAGAAGTTTGGCCACCTGTTTATTAATGTTAGCTTATTTCAGCTTTCAAATTTATTTACCACTTCGTCATCATTTGTATAAAGGGGATGTCTTTTACACTGAAGAGGGTCATAGACTAGCCTGGCGAATGATGTTGCGCTACAAGTCTGGTAGACTCAATTATAATATCACTTCCCAAGATTCTACTTGGGTAGTAAAACCGAGAGATTTCCTTACCAGAAAACAGGCAGCAGCTTTGCCTGGCAAACCAGACTTGGTCTGGCAGTTTGCCCAATACCTTGATAAAAAGTACAAAAAGGAAGGTTTTGGTGATGTTGAAGTGAGAGCAGAGGGTTACGCCAAACTTAATAATCAACCCAAATTTCAACTGGTCGATAGCTCCGTTGACTTATCCAAAGTCAAATGGCAGTCTTTAAAACATGCAGATTGGATTTTAGAACCTGACAAATAA